One Solanum lycopersicum chromosome 2, SLM_r2.1 genomic region harbors:
- the LOC101259501 gene encoding phosphatidylinositol N-acetylglucosaminyltransferase subunit C yields the protein MIQMETSISGSSSPAHPKWRKVVYGGMQPGFGDNHTDESFLEEMIMNANVVKRDLLKVVLDAVSISQYLCIVALVVLVWTYTLTNTLTEKYLLLLNVSLLGSGFFILLLTADMIPFNLLLNYLLKNTFFITALYMLSPIYHTLTRSISSNSIWALTASLLILHLFLHNYSGSTVKAPGALDNPTLTSNISLNASIVASLLISSRLPSRLHVFAIVLFSLQVFLFAPLVTYCVKKRSFKLHICFSLQLLVLTLVFTYQLHKLLFIVLLGIFVFVNLVCPYWLIRIQEYKFEINGPWDEAKLCFNITE from the coding sequence ATGATACAAATGGAAACTAGCATCAGTGGAAGCTCTTCTCCAGCCCATCCTAAATGGAGAAAAGTTGTTTATGGTGGGATGCAACCTGGCTTTGGTGACAATCACACAGATGAATCCTTCCTGGAGGAAATGATCATGAATGCTAATGTTGTCAAAAGAGACTTATTGAAGGTGGTGCTTGACGCAGTTTCTATCTCACAATATCTTTGCATTGTCGCCCTTGTGGTTTTGGTTTGGACCTACACCCTCACAAATACCTTGACAGAAAAATATCTTTTGCTACTGAATGTTAGCCTACTTGGATCGGGATTCTTTATTCTGCTTTTAACTGCAGACATGATACCCTTCAATCTCCTCCTCAATTATCTCCTAAAGAATACCTTCTTCATAACTGCCTTATATATGTTGTCTCCTATCTACCACACACTTACTAGGTCCATAAGCTCGAATTCTATATGGGCACTAACAGCTTCCCTTCTCATACTCCATCTCTTCCTGCACAATTACTCCGGGTCCACTGTAAAGGCTCCTGGAGCTTTAGATAATCCAACCCTGACAAGCAATATCTCTCTGAATGCTTCGATCGTGGCTTCACTTCTAATTTCTTCTCGCCTTCCATCGAGGCTTCACGTCTTTGCTATCGTGCTATTCTCCTTGCAAGTTTTCCTCTTTGCTCCTTTAGTCACATATTGTGTGAAGAAGCGTTCTTTCAAGTTACATATTTGTTTCTCTCTTCAGTTATTGGTTCTGACACTAGTCTTCACTTACCAGTTGCATAAGCTGCTTTTCATTGTGCTTTTGGGCATCTTTGTCTTTGTTAATTTGGTTTGTCCCTACTGGCTGATAAGGATTCAAGAGTACAAGTTTGAGATTAATGGCCCTTGGGATGAGGCTAAGCTCTGTTTTAACATTACTGAATGA